GATGCCGCCGGGGATCTTGCGCTTGAAGCCGATGCGGCGCTGGAAATCGACATAGGCATCGAACAGCCGCCGTCGCTTTTTCCAGGAAAACGGGAAGCGCAGGGTGAAGCGTTCCATGTCGATGCCGCCCACCGTCCAGCCGACCTCGGCGGTGGTGACGCTTTCGATGAAATCGGTGCCCGGACGGGCGGCCAGATACTCGGCCAGCTCATGCAGCGGCCGCAGCGGCAGACAGGCGCCCGAAGCGAGAAACACATGCCCGACCTCGGGGTGGCGGGACAGCATCTGCGTGGCCCCGGCCTGTGCCGCCTGCACCAGTGACCAGGTGCCCCAGTCGCATTTGAAGCGCTTGCAGAAGGAGACCATGTCCAGATCGGCCAGCGCGCGGCCAAGGCTGTCGAAGTCCTGCGCCGGAACCCGGGCATCGACATGCACCACCACCGGCGCCCCGTGGCTGGCCCAGTAGCGCGCCACCTGCGCCGCCCGGTCCAGCGCGGTGTGACACATCATGATGAAGCCGACCGTCACCGCCCCGCCCTCATGCCCAGTTGCCCTTCGACATCAGCCCCAGAATTTCCAGCTGCCGCCAGTTGATATATTTTTCCGACCACTTGGTCCACAGATCGGGTTCGGTTCCCAGCCGGGCACTATAGGCCTCGTATTCGCGCGAGCCCGCATAATGTTCGCGGCGTTGCATTTCCTCGGCCACCTTGGCGGTCAGAGGTGACAGGAATTTGGCATGCAAAAGGCAGCCCGAGGCCTTTTCGCCCCCCCATTCGTCATAGACCATGTTCAGCCCGCGCGGCAGGATCATGTGGGTGGACGAGGCGAAGACGAAGCCGCGCTGCCATTTCACCAGCGGGATCTTGTTCAGCGAGGGCGCCGCGGCGGGATCTTCGGCAAAGAATACCCGCGCCCGCGGACCGCCCTGAATCCACAGGTTCTGCATCTTGCGATTGCGGGAAATCATGTAGTTGCCGGCATCGAACCAGCAGGCGATCTCGAACGGGTTCTGCCCCTCGCGGTAGGGGACGGCATCGATCGGCCCCTTGGGATACATGTCGAGCAGCATCGCCGGGAAGCTGCGGATGTGATAGGTGTCGAGCCAGTCGGTCAGCGCGTCGATCGGGCGGGTGTCGCAGAACGGATAGACGAAGAATTCATCCGGATCGACGGTCAGCGTCCAGTGCCCGGTGCCGTATTTGCGCAGCAGATGGTTGAGCCAGTCCATGCCGAAGGCGGCCGCCTTGTAAGAGGCCGTCGTCGTCCAGACCGAACAATCGGGCTGCGCCGCCAGATACTCGCGCGAGCCGTCGGTGCTGTCATTGTCGACGAAGATGAAATGGCCCACCCGCATGTCGCGGTAATAGCGCAGAAAATACGGCAACCGGACGCGTTCGTTGCGCAGGGTGCAGAAAACGATGACATCGCGGGGGGCGATCTTCGCGGTGCGGTCGGCCACGGGCTTCAGCTGGCGGCGCTTGCGGAATGCGCGCCATTGGCGCTGACGCCGCTCCCGCCGAAGCC
This DNA window, taken from Rhodobacter capsulatus SB 1003, encodes the following:
- a CDS encoding glycosyltransferase family 2 protein, producing MALRQAIRLRRERRQRQWRAFRKRRQLKPVADRTAKIAPRDVIVFCTLRNERVRLPYFLRYYRDMRVGHFIFVDNDSTDGSREYLAAQPDCSVWTTTASYKAAAFGMDWLNHLLRKYGTGHWTLTVDPDEFFVYPFCDTRPIDALTDWLDTYHIRSFPAMLLDMYPKGPIDAVPYREGQNPFEIACWFDAGNYMISRNRKMQNLWIQGGPRARVFFAEDPAAAPSLNKIPLVKWQRGFVFASSTHMILPRGLNMVYDEWGGEKASGCLLHAKFLSPLTAKVAEEMQRREHYAGSREYEAYSARLGTEPDLWTKWSEKYINWRQLEILGLMSKGNWA